A stretch of the Cellulomonas sp. WB94 genome encodes the following:
- a CDS encoding helix-turn-helix domain-containing protein has protein sequence MTDYVTLSPEDVAETLGTSSWWVREQARRGRIPHLRLGKGRIRLLPEHVDALVALFTVECGQVPAQPAAGASSDLTALGATSKSLTAHRRRPHVQGDGRLF, from the coding sequence ATGACTGACTACGTGACCCTGAGCCCGGAGGACGTCGCCGAGACGCTGGGCACGTCGTCGTGGTGGGTGCGCGAGCAAGCGCGTCGCGGGCGGATCCCCCACCTACGCCTCGGCAAAGGCAGGATCCGGCTGCTGCCCGAGCACGTCGACGCCCTGGTCGCGCTGTTCACCGTCGAGTGCGGCCAGGTTCCCGCGCAGCCCGCCGCTGGTGCGTCATCGGACCTGACTGCTCTCGGAGCAACGTCGAAGTCATTGACGGCTCACCGGCGGCGCCCGCACGTGCAGGGCGACGGACGGCTCTTCTGA
- a CDS encoding type IV toxin-antitoxin system AbiEi family antitoxin yields MAAQTSADGPSLRPPACDETSHLAMYFVVGLTNLHMMNREREVLRLIARAPMRTVRAVNLAGVYSHPGPQLAILERRGVVHRLAHGIYCAVPPEYVGDAWRPTIEAATAAIATALVGDRVPVLTGLTAARMHRALPRAIGTGYVAVPAQRRPLLLADRDGEVRFVMRDGAALDAVAMTTDLGQVLVTTREQTLLDLARADPRAEDLDTQEAIDALWPWSDPAALEKISAHQRMRATYERVAANR; encoded by the coding sequence GTGGCTGCCCAGACCAGTGCCGACGGGCCGAGCCTTCGGCCGCCGGCGTGCGACGAGACATCGCATTTAGCTATGTACTTCGTAGTCGGGTTGACTAACCTTCACATGATGAACAGAGAGCGGGAGGTCCTGCGGCTCATCGCCCGGGCGCCGATGCGAACGGTGCGAGCGGTGAATCTCGCTGGCGTCTACAGCCACCCGGGGCCCCAGCTCGCGATCCTCGAGCGTCGTGGTGTTGTGCACCGCCTTGCCCACGGCATCTACTGTGCCGTGCCGCCCGAGTACGTCGGCGACGCCTGGCGGCCGACGATCGAGGCCGCAACGGCTGCCATCGCGACCGCTCTGGTCGGGGACCGAGTCCCCGTGCTGACGGGGCTGACCGCCGCGCGCATGCATCGCGCCCTGCCTCGTGCGATCGGGACCGGGTATGTCGCGGTCCCGGCGCAGCGTCGACCCCTCCTTCTGGCGGACCGCGACGGCGAGGTCCGGTTCGTGATGCGCGACGGCGCAGCGCTCGACGCCGTAGCCATGACCACTGACCTGGGCCAGGTCCTGGTCACAACCCGCGAGCAGACGCTGCTCGACCTCGCTCGCGCCGATCCACGCGCCGAGGATCTCGACACCCAGGAGGCGATTGACGCTCTGTGGCCATGGAGCGATCCGGCGGCCCTGGAGAAGATCTCCGCTCACCAGCGCATGCGCGCGACGTACGAGCGAGTGGCGGCGAATCGATGA
- a CDS encoding nuclease-related domain-containing protein yields the protein MASPYEEEPEIVAGRAGASARREYERRSAKREERVRAAHPKIGGFLLAISEEPQSTTAWAVGARGEALLGRSLDGLASRGVRVLHDRRIPRTRANIDHIAVSSSGVFVIDAKRYSGRPMKQSVGGLFRPRVTFLTVAGRNQTKLVDGVHKQVGLVRDALDDAGFAGVPVRGMLCFIEANWPLIGGSFVIDGVDVLWPKKAAELLLAPGGLDEAVTAYLHRTLATAFPAA from the coding sequence GTGGCCTCTCCTTACGAGGAGGAGCCCGAGATCGTCGCCGGCAGGGCGGGCGCCTCGGCACGACGCGAGTACGAGCGTCGAAGCGCGAAGCGCGAGGAACGCGTCCGAGCCGCGCACCCCAAGATCGGCGGGTTCCTTCTCGCGATCTCTGAAGAGCCGCAGAGCACCACGGCCTGGGCGGTCGGCGCTCGCGGTGAGGCCCTGCTCGGAAGGAGCCTCGATGGGCTCGCCTCGCGCGGTGTGCGCGTGCTCCACGACCGTCGCATCCCGCGGACCAGGGCCAACATCGATCACATCGCGGTCTCGTCGTCCGGAGTCTTCGTCATCGACGCGAAGCGGTACTCGGGCCGGCCCATGAAGCAGTCTGTCGGCGGCCTGTTCCGCCCCAGGGTCACGTTCCTCACGGTCGCAGGACGCAACCAGACCAAGCTCGTCGACGGGGTGCACAAGCAGGTGGGCCTGGTCCGGGACGCGCTCGACGACGCCGGGTTCGCCGGGGTGCCCGTACGGGGGATGTTGTGCTTCATCGAGGCGAACTGGCCGCTCATCGGCGGCTCCTTCGTCATCGACGGTGTCGACGTCCTGTGGCCGAAGAAGGCCGCTGAGCTTCTGCTCGCGCCCGGCGGTCTCGACGAAGCAGTGACGGCGTACCTTCACCGCACCCTGGCGACGGCGTTCCCAGCTGCCTGA
- a CDS encoding helix-turn-helix domain-containing protein, which yields MTQVTTAEAAERLGISQRQVQRVIARGDLPANRTAGDAWVVDALALNALVRARPDRGRPWAPGTSWAALWRLSGLEVDWLDRRSASRLAGRLASLDAEGLLHAARRRATVHRFRASDSFLESLAAAVVRTGTSAMTPSTFGLARDTAHVDGYCDEGALAGLVREFHLVEDFRGNVTLRTAPLRSLPIGDRDEMPRAVVAADLAESLEVRERSAGLRVLEGLLQ from the coding sequence CATCGCCCGCGGCGACCTGCCCGCCAACCGCACGGCCGGCGATGCGTGGGTGGTCGACGCGCTGGCGCTGAACGCCTTGGTGAGAGCGCGGCCCGATCGGGGTCGGCCGTGGGCGCCGGGCACGTCATGGGCTGCGCTATGGAGATTGTCGGGCCTCGAGGTGGACTGGCTCGACCGACGCAGCGCCAGCCGCCTCGCGGGACGTCTCGCGTCACTGGACGCTGAGGGACTCCTGCATGCGGCCCGTCGTCGCGCCACCGTCCACCGATTCCGCGCCAGCGACTCGTTCCTCGAGTCACTGGCGGCAGCGGTCGTGCGCACCGGCACGAGCGCGATGACGCCCTCGACCTTCGGCTTGGCCCGCGACACCGCGCACGTCGACGGCTACTGCGACGAGGGCGCACTGGCCGGCCTCGTGCGTGAGTTCCACCTCGTCGAGGATTTTCGCGGCAACGTGACGCTACGCACGGCGCCGCTACGATCCTTGCCGATCGGGGACCGGGACGAGATGCCACGTGCCGTGGTCGCAGCGGATCTTGCCGAGTCGCTCGAGGTTCGAGAACGCTCTGCTGGCCTCCGTGTTCTCGAGGGGCTCCTGCAATGA